In Arthrobacter sp. SLBN-83, one DNA window encodes the following:
- a CDS encoding MBL fold metallo-hydrolase produces MTEQQQQPDGTSDRIVMLGVNGGPVLAPDEAKPALALVVNDAVYLVDCGLDTSRQLLNAKLGFAGIRGIFITHHHLDHTSGLPGLLLHGWTARPPLPAVDIWGPPGAKQKATNLLAGFEDEIALFQAGGGFGNFTAPAGHDVEVPLDGGIVPVMEDDNVRVDATRVFHGPEVADAYAYRFSVKRTGKVIIFSGDTAAHDVNLAAIARGCDVLVHETQDNSAIERIAAELPHPRGKELKKHLFEAHSSVLDLPAVAQAAQAKKLVFCHYTPVAHPPAVWLAMATPAAEAIGYQGEIIAPKALDVIPL; encoded by the coding sequence ATGACTGAGCAGCAACAGCAGCCGGATGGAACAAGCGATCGGATTGTCATGCTGGGAGTCAACGGTGGCCCCGTTCTGGCCCCTGACGAAGCCAAACCTGCCTTGGCGCTGGTGGTCAACGACGCTGTGTACCTAGTTGATTGCGGCTTGGACACATCCCGTCAGCTGCTCAATGCGAAATTGGGATTCGCCGGGATCCGGGGCATTTTCATCACACATCATCACCTGGACCACACCTCAGGGCTCCCCGGACTCCTGTTGCACGGCTGGACAGCGCGGCCGCCCCTTCCGGCCGTGGACATCTGGGGGCCGCCAGGAGCTAAGCAGAAAGCGACCAATCTCTTGGCCGGCTTTGAGGACGAAATCGCTCTCTTTCAGGCCGGTGGTGGCTTCGGAAACTTCACGGCACCGGCCGGACATGACGTTGAGGTTCCCCTGGACGGCGGAATCGTACCTGTCATGGAAGACGACAACGTACGTGTTGATGCCACCCGGGTGTTCCACGGTCCGGAAGTGGCCGATGCCTATGCCTACCGGTTTTCGGTTAAGAGAACAGGCAAGGTGATCATCTTTTCGGGTGACACCGCCGCCCATGACGTAAACCTTGCCGCCATCGCCAGGGGATGCGACGTGCTGGTCCACGAAACGCAGGACAACAGCGCCATCGAACGCATTGCAGCCGAACTTCCCCACCCCCGTGGGAAGGAGCTGAAGAAGCATCTCTTCGAAGCACACTCCAGCGTCCTTGACCTCCCGGCTGTCGCGCAGGCGGCACAGGCCAAGAAGCTGGTCTTCTGCCACTACACGCCGGTTGCGCACCCACCCGCTGTCTGGCTTGCGATGGCAACGCCTGCGGCGGAAGCCATCGGCTACCAGGGCGAGATCATCGCGCCGAAGGCGCTGGACGTCATACCGCTCTAG
- a CDS encoding oligopeptide/dipeptide ABC transporter ATP-binding protein, with translation MSTAVTERRDPTPQPPATPMLEVKDLVVRYGRGRKAAAAPAAVDRVSFSIAPGETVGLVGESGSGKSTIGKAILGLQKVSAGSITYQSKDITSAGAGQRRTLGGELRAVFQDPNSSLNPRNTIGTSLAEPLRLRGASPAEARAKAEDMLERVGLPREAVDRYPSQFSGGQRQRISVARALICDPKLVVCDEAVSALDLSTQAQVLNLLADLRDERGLSYLFIAHDIAVVQFLAQRVVVLYRGQVMESGPAAVVTENPKHPFTQALVAASPVPRPAEQAARREAREALGVRTGAAAVPGPGGCPFRLRCPLATDLCATERPALRKVGSADVACHYA, from the coding sequence ATGAGCACTGCTGTCACGGAACGCCGCGACCCCACGCCGCAGCCCCCCGCCACTCCCATGCTGGAGGTCAAGGACCTGGTGGTCCGCTACGGACGGGGCCGAAAGGCAGCCGCCGCACCCGCCGCCGTCGACCGTGTCAGTTTCAGCATCGCCCCTGGAGAGACGGTGGGACTGGTGGGGGAGTCCGGCTCCGGCAAATCCACAATCGGCAAGGCGATCCTGGGCCTGCAAAAGGTCTCCGCGGGGTCCATCACCTATCAGAGCAAGGACATCACCTCCGCCGGCGCTGGCCAGCGCAGGACCCTGGGCGGCGAGCTGCGGGCCGTCTTCCAGGACCCCAATTCCTCCCTGAACCCGCGGAACACCATCGGCACGTCCCTGGCCGAACCGCTCCGGCTCCGCGGCGCCTCTCCGGCCGAGGCCCGGGCCAAGGCAGAGGACATGCTGGAACGCGTCGGCCTGCCGCGCGAGGCCGTGGACCGGTACCCCAGCCAGTTCTCCGGCGGTCAGCGGCAGCGCATCTCCGTGGCACGCGCCCTGATTTGCGACCCGAAACTGGTGGTCTGCGACGAAGCCGTCAGCGCCCTGGACCTCTCCACCCAGGCCCAGGTCCTCAACCTCCTGGCCGACCTCCGCGACGAACGCGGCTTGAGCTACCTGTTTATTGCCCACGACATCGCAGTGGTGCAGTTCCTGGCCCAGCGCGTGGTGGTGCTCTACCGCGGCCAGGTGATGGAATCTGGTCCGGCCGCTGTTGTCACCGAAAACCCGAAGCACCCCTTCACCCAGGCCCTCGTTGCAGCCTCCCCGGTGCCGAGGCCCGCCGAGCAGGCAGCCCGGCGCGAAGCCCGCGAGGCGCTGGGCGTCCGCACCGGCGCCGCCGCCGTTCCCGGACCCGGCGGCTGCCCCTTCCGGCTCCGCTGCCCGCTGGCCACGGACCTCTGCGCCACCGAACGGCCCGCGCTGCGCAAGGTGGGCAGTGCGGACGTTGCCTGCCACTATGCCTGA
- a CDS encoding dipeptide/oligopeptide/nickel ABC transporter permease/ATP-binding protein translates to MIPTVAPAPADADQTGSTTAAGAPVPYAGKAALARFSRHRLFSSPGAVAGLLWLAVLVVASLTAPLWLPFKTEDQDFTAVLSGPTAAHWLGTDELGRDILSRIFAAAAGTLGTSLITVIVGVGLGTVLAMLAAGAGERTEAVISRVTEIMMSLPGTVIILAVIGAVGTNIPVVMAILGILMSAGIYRVILGQAKSLQSQLYVDAAKVDGTSPLGISLRHVLPGLANTIVVQAALIFAVGMLIQAGLAFIGFGPPIPQPSWGGMVQAASQHVYDAPWMMVPTGAVLALTVLSANAIGNALGKAPNAAAPHLPSAAARRQRAKAVAAIAAAPGLSGGDPAKGMLGVRNLSVAVDSTGAGNGVRLVTDVSFDVQPGTVLGLVGESGCGKTMTALSLLGLLPSGVSVAGGQILWNARNLGATTEKDMEAVRGREIALISQEPMRALDPMFTIGYQLTATIRRLRGMGRAEARAEALNLLEKVGIVDAARILKTYPHQISGGMAQRVAIALALSGRPKLLVADEPTTALDVTVQAEILSLLRTLVKDTGMSVVMVTHDLGVVADICDQVAVMYAGQVVENGKTAAILDNPRHPYTLALLAADPHANHADSMPERLATINGQVPQPKDWPTGCRFAARCQFAGSACLEPVPLLPSGAGEGLVRCVKADQLAVEGMDWLATDVPAARQLEVTPTKDHIVEKDLA, encoded by the coding sequence ATGATCCCCACAGTTGCCCCGGCCCCCGCGGACGCGGACCAGACAGGAAGTACGACGGCGGCAGGAGCCCCGGTGCCATACGCCGGCAAGGCGGCACTCGCCAGGTTTTCCAGGCACCGTCTCTTCAGCTCGCCGGGTGCCGTGGCCGGACTCCTCTGGCTGGCCGTGCTGGTTGTCGCGTCCCTGACCGCGCCGCTGTGGCTGCCGTTCAAAACCGAAGACCAGGACTTCACCGCCGTCCTCTCCGGCCCCACCGCCGCGCACTGGCTGGGCACCGACGAACTGGGCCGGGACATCCTCAGCCGCATCTTCGCCGCCGCTGCCGGCACCCTGGGGACGTCGCTGATCACGGTGATTGTCGGCGTCGGACTTGGCACCGTCCTGGCCATGCTCGCCGCAGGCGCGGGGGAGCGGACCGAAGCCGTAATCAGCCGGGTCACCGAAATCATGATGTCCCTCCCGGGCACCGTGATCATCCTGGCCGTCATCGGCGCGGTGGGCACCAACATCCCCGTGGTCATGGCCATCCTGGGCATCCTAATGTCCGCCGGCATCTACCGGGTGATCCTGGGCCAGGCCAAGTCGCTGCAGTCCCAGCTCTACGTGGACGCTGCGAAGGTGGATGGCACCAGTCCGCTGGGGATCAGCCTCCGGCACGTCCTCCCGGGCCTGGCCAACACCATCGTGGTGCAGGCCGCGCTCATCTTCGCCGTGGGCATGCTCATCCAGGCCGGCCTGGCCTTCATCGGGTTCGGGCCGCCCATTCCGCAGCCCAGCTGGGGCGGTATGGTCCAAGCCGCCTCCCAGCACGTCTATGACGCCCCCTGGATGATGGTGCCCACCGGTGCCGTGCTGGCCCTGACGGTCCTCTCGGCCAACGCCATCGGCAACGCACTCGGCAAGGCGCCCAATGCCGCGGCCCCGCACCTGCCGTCGGCGGCGGCCCGCCGCCAGCGGGCGAAAGCAGTCGCCGCGATCGCGGCCGCCCCCGGCCTCTCAGGCGGGGACCCAGCCAAGGGGATGCTCGGCGTCCGCAACCTCTCGGTCGCCGTCGACAGCACGGGTGCAGGCAACGGCGTCCGCCTGGTCACCGACGTCTCCTTCGACGTCCAGCCCGGAACCGTCCTGGGGCTGGTGGGGGAGTCCGGCTGCGGCAAAACCATGACCGCGCTGTCCCTCTTGGGACTGCTGCCCTCCGGGGTTTCCGTCGCCGGCGGCCAGATCCTGTGGAATGCCAGGAACCTCGGCGCCACCACGGAGAAAGACATGGAAGCCGTCCGGGGCCGTGAGATCGCGCTGATCAGCCAGGAACCCATGCGCGCCCTGGACCCGATGTTCACCATTGGCTACCAGCTCACCGCCACCATCCGCCGGCTCCGGGGCATGGGCAGGGCCGAGGCACGGGCGGAGGCGTTGAACCTCCTCGAAAAGGTGGGCATCGTCGATGCCGCCCGCATCCTGAAGACCTACCCCCACCAGATCAGCGGCGGCATGGCCCAGCGCGTGGCCATCGCCCTGGCGCTTTCCGGCCGGCCGAAGCTGCTGGTGGCGGATGAACCCACCACCGCACTTGACGTCACGGTGCAGGCCGAAATCCTCTCCCTGCTCCGGACCCTGGTGAAGGACACCGGAATGTCCGTCGTCATGGTCACCCACGACCTCGGCGTGGTGGCGGACATCTGCGACCAGGTAGCCGTGATGTACGCCGGCCAGGTGGTGGAAAACGGAAAGACCGCAGCCATTTTGGACAACCCCCGCCACCCCTACACACTTGCCCTGCTGGCAGCGGACCCGCACGCCAACCACGCGGACAGCATGCCCGAACGCCTGGCCACCATCAACGGCCAGGTGCCGCAGCCCAAGGACTGGCCCACCGGCTGCCGGTTCGCCGCCCGCTGCCAGTTCGCCGGCTCCGCCTGCCTGGAACCGGTTCCGCTGCTGCCCTCAGGTGCGGGAGAAGGCCTGGTGCGGTGCGTCAAGGCCGACCAGCTCGCCGTCGAAGGGATGGACTGGCTGGCCACGGACGTTCCCGCCGCGCGCCAGCTGGAAGTCACCCCCACAAAAGACCACATCGTTGAAAAGGACCTGGCATGA
- a CDS encoding ABC transporter permease, whose product MEVTMALFITKRLLMALATVLVVAVLAFLLVHAMPGSPGAVSLGAGASQEAIDEVNQRLGWNDPLVTQFATWLASAIQGDLGVSLIDGRSLSADLASRLPVTASLAAGATILSAVLGIALGVTAAVRGGLLDQVIGGFVGLLVALPAFWVGVIFVYLFAVQSSVFPATGYVPFEVSPQDWAMSLALPVITLAVGGAAFIARQTRASMLEALQQEHIRTLRATATPTWKILYVHALRYASLPIVAGIALQFIGLFGGSVIAEQLFAMPGLGQAVQSSVSTHDAPAVQGVVVIATVVVVAVNLVLELATKFLDPKLRAS is encoded by the coding sequence ATGGAGGTCACCATGGCACTATTCATCACCAAGCGCCTGCTGATGGCGCTGGCCACCGTGCTGGTGGTTGCGGTGCTGGCATTCCTGCTGGTCCACGCAATGCCCGGCAGTCCCGGGGCCGTATCCCTGGGGGCCGGGGCCTCCCAGGAAGCCATCGACGAGGTCAACCAGCGGCTGGGCTGGAACGACCCCCTGGTTACCCAGTTCGCTACCTGGCTCGCGTCCGCCATCCAGGGCGACCTGGGCGTTTCGCTGATCGACGGCCGCTCACTCAGTGCAGACCTTGCCAGCCGGCTGCCCGTCACGGCCTCGCTCGCCGCCGGAGCCACCATCCTCAGCGCCGTCCTGGGCATCGCCCTGGGCGTCACCGCTGCCGTCCGCGGCGGGCTGCTGGACCAGGTGATTGGTGGCTTCGTGGGCCTCCTCGTAGCCCTGCCGGCCTTCTGGGTGGGCGTTATCTTCGTCTACCTTTTCGCCGTGCAGTCCTCCGTGTTCCCAGCCACGGGATATGTTCCGTTCGAGGTGTCACCCCAGGACTGGGCGATGTCCCTGGCGCTGCCGGTGATCACCCTGGCCGTGGGCGGCGCCGCCTTCATCGCCCGGCAGACCCGGGCGTCCATGCTGGAAGCGCTGCAGCAGGAGCACATCCGCACGCTGCGCGCCACAGCCACCCCCACCTGGAAGATCCTCTACGTCCACGCCCTGCGCTACGCAAGCCTGCCCATCGTCGCCGGCATCGCCCTGCAGTTCATCGGCCTGTTCGGCGGCTCCGTCATCGCCGAGCAGCTGTTCGCGATGCCCGGCCTGGGCCAGGCCGTCCAGTCCTCCGTCAGCACCCACGACGCCCCCGCCGTGCAGGGCGTGGTGGTGATCGCCACCGTGGTGGTGGTCGCCGTCAACCTGGTGCTGGAGCTCGCCACCAAGTTCCTCGACCCGAAGTTGCGTGCCTCATGA
- a CDS encoding ABC transporter substrate-binding protein — protein sequence MKLMTTTARGSAAVLTGALLIGSLAGCGGGSSQASAKADTSSLTLAIDSDSGSFGYDPLRVSAAQRQFFEGLYDSLMTLQPDGSTGPGLAKAFSYNADNTVLTLSLKEDVTFTDGSKLDAALVKANLDRRSDPALTAYSAVAKGGAQEITSVDVVSPTQVALTFAKPQPGFEKNLASTTGMIVGKNGVTDTGSLAATPDGSGPYTLDPSTVKGNKYVLVKNDKSAEASRYAYKKVVFSVVMDPQARANALVSGQADVAMLTSNTVDFAKSKGVGVTQIGGTVNTMISFDKTGKTAPAFGQEKVRQAIQYAINRQALVDALHKGDIPAWNALPKDSAGFTKDLETKFAYNPDKAKSLLAEAGYPNGFEFTIIAGAQTQTDLQAVQKDLAAVGITMNVKMAASTDEAFAAVATTPLGYAPLNWDNPVGVMYGAILNGFTNVQKATDDQLSAATGELAAAKDDAAVKAAATKLNTRLVESGWMIPLYEALTNQGYNTKKVSPVKFAGTNAYPLLSSYAPAS from the coding sequence ATGAAACTTATGACCACCACCGCACGCGGCAGCGCTGCCGTCCTGACCGGTGCCCTGCTGATCGGTTCCCTGGCCGGCTGCGGCGGCGGGTCCAGCCAAGCCTCCGCCAAGGCTGATACCAGCAGCCTTACATTGGCCATCGATAGTGACTCGGGATCTTTCGGTTACGACCCCCTGCGCGTTTCGGCAGCCCAGCGCCAGTTCTTCGAAGGCCTCTACGACAGCCTCATGACGCTCCAGCCGGACGGCTCCACGGGCCCCGGCCTGGCCAAGGCCTTCAGCTACAACGCGGACAACACGGTCCTGACGCTGTCCCTCAAGGAGGATGTCACCTTCACCGACGGTTCCAAGCTCGACGCAGCCCTGGTCAAGGCCAACCTGGACCGACGCTCCGATCCTGCGCTGACCGCCTACTCCGCCGTGGCAAAGGGCGGCGCACAGGAAATCACCTCCGTGGACGTGGTCAGCCCCACCCAGGTGGCCCTGACCTTCGCCAAGCCGCAGCCGGGCTTTGAGAAGAACCTCGCCTCCACCACGGGCATGATCGTGGGCAAGAACGGCGTCACCGACACGGGCAGCCTCGCGGCGACTCCGGACGGCTCCGGCCCGTACACCCTGGATCCGTCCACGGTGAAGGGCAACAAGTACGTCCTGGTGAAGAACGACAAGAGCGCGGAGGCTTCCAGGTACGCCTACAAGAAGGTGGTCTTCAGCGTTGTCATGGACCCGCAGGCCCGGGCCAACGCCCTGGTCTCCGGGCAGGCGGACGTTGCCATGCTGACCTCGAACACCGTGGACTTCGCCAAGTCCAAGGGCGTCGGTGTCACCCAGATCGGCGGCACCGTCAACACCATGATCTCGTTCGACAAGACCGGCAAGACCGCGCCGGCGTTCGGCCAGGAGAAGGTCCGCCAGGCCATCCAGTACGCCATCAACCGGCAGGCCCTGGTGGACGCCCTGCACAAGGGTGACATTCCCGCCTGGAACGCCCTGCCCAAGGATTCCGCCGGCTTCACGAAGGACCTCGAAACCAAGTTCGCGTACAACCCGGACAAGGCCAAGAGCCTGCTGGCCGAGGCCGGCTATCCCAACGGCTTCGAGTTCACCATCATCGCTGGCGCCCAGACCCAGACGGACCTGCAGGCCGTCCAGAAGGACCTCGCCGCCGTCGGCATCACCATGAACGTCAAGATGGCCGCGTCCACCGACGAAGCCTTCGCCGCCGTCGCCACCACGCCCCTGGGCTACGCGCCACTGAACTGGGACAACCCTGTCGGGGTGATGTACGGCGCTATCCTCAACGGCTTCACGAATGTCCAGAAGGCCACCGACGACCAGCTCAGCGCCGCCACCGGCGAACTTGCCGCAGCCAAGGACGACGCCGCGGTCAAGGCCGCCGCCACCAAGCTGAACACCCGGCTGGTGGAGTCCGGCTGGATGATCCCGCTGTACGAGGCGCTCACCAACCAGGGCTACAACACCAAGAAGGTGTCCCCGGTGAAGTTCGCCGGCACCAACGCCTACCCGCTCCTCTCGTCCTACGCCCCGGCCAGCTAA
- a CDS encoding glycoside hydrolase family 1 protein: MTNPFPRNFLWGVATAGHQVEGNNVNSDIWFLEHLPGSIFAEPSGDAVDHYHRYREDIALIAGLGFTTYRFSLEWARIEPEEGHFSVAELDHYKRVLETCVEHGLTPVVTFHHFASPLWLLRSGGWEGGRTPELFARYCDRVMAHLGHLIGVACTLNEPNLPWLLESFGIGGEAPENRGKVPMWAAAAQRLGVDASTVAPFQFCSTEAGFNVKLAAHRAGTAAIKKHRPDLQVGWTLANSDIQSIPGGEETADRVRRDVNERFLEASRGDDFVGIQTYGRTVYGPDGHAPAPEGVATNQMGEEIYPQGLEATVREAWRVAGVPVIVTENGLATEDDTQRVGYLKTAVDGVASCLADGIDVRGYIAWTAFDNFEWIFGYRPKFGLIAVDRSTQERTPKESARWLGSLAGEHAAPQVTLPA; this comes from the coding sequence ATGACCAACCCGTTTCCGCGCAACTTTCTTTGGGGCGTTGCCACCGCCGGCCACCAGGTGGAAGGCAACAACGTCAACAGCGATATCTGGTTCCTGGAGCACCTTCCGGGCAGCATCTTTGCCGAGCCCTCGGGGGACGCCGTGGACCATTACCACCGCTACCGGGAGGACATCGCCCTGATTGCCGGCCTTGGTTTTACCACTTACCGCTTTTCCCTGGAGTGGGCCCGGATCGAGCCGGAAGAGGGCCACTTCTCCGTGGCTGAACTGGACCACTACAAGCGCGTGCTGGAGACCTGCGTGGAGCACGGCCTCACCCCGGTGGTTACCTTCCACCACTTCGCCTCACCTCTTTGGCTGCTGCGTTCGGGCGGCTGGGAGGGCGGGCGCACGCCGGAGCTCTTCGCGCGGTACTGCGACCGGGTCATGGCGCACCTGGGCCACCTGATCGGCGTCGCCTGCACCCTGAACGAGCCCAACCTTCCCTGGCTGCTGGAATCCTTCGGCATCGGCGGCGAGGCGCCGGAAAACCGGGGCAAGGTCCCCATGTGGGCTGCCGCGGCCCAGCGGCTCGGCGTTGACGCCAGCACCGTGGCGCCGTTCCAGTTCTGCTCCACGGAGGCGGGCTTCAACGTCAAGCTGGCGGCACACCGCGCCGGCACGGCAGCCATCAAAAAGCACCGCCCGGACCTGCAGGTGGGCTGGACCCTGGCGAACTCGGACATCCAGTCGATTCCCGGCGGTGAAGAAACCGCGGACCGGGTGCGCCGCGACGTGAACGAACGCTTCCTGGAGGCTTCCCGCGGCGACGACTTCGTGGGCATCCAGACCTATGGCCGGACTGTTTACGGCCCGGACGGCCACGCTCCCGCGCCGGAGGGCGTTGCCACCAACCAGATGGGCGAGGAGATCTACCCGCAGGGGCTGGAGGCAACCGTCCGGGAGGCCTGGCGGGTTGCCGGTGTCCCGGTGATCGTCACGGAGAACGGCCTGGCGACGGAAGACGACACCCAGCGGGTGGGTTACCTCAAGACAGCGGTCGACGGCGTTGCCTCCTGCCTTGCCGATGGCATCGACGTCCGGGGTTACATCGCCTGGACGGCGTTCGACAACTTCGAGTGGATCTTCGGCTACCGGCCCAAGTTCGGCCTGATCGCCGTCGACCGTTCCACCCAGGAGCGGACACCTAAGGAGAGCGCCCGCTGGCTGGGGAGCCTGGCAGGGGAGCACGCTGCACCCCAAGTCACCCTGCCCGCTTAA
- a CDS encoding nucleoside hydrolase — MDMIRIEPRCRVVIDNDWAGDPDGLVALAHHAMSPANKIVAVTSSLTNPMFGPPCGMAQAGADLAEDLLRVLKLPGLAGIHAGPDIPFTGQPRNSPAARAIVDAAGAVGDLPLLLVCAGPLTNVADALLLEPAVARSFTLVWVGGAEKDEEEYNYFTDPAAADFVLGNRDLALWQFPAETYRQVVVPVAELDHAFRNAGPAGAWLWEHFNSLEVPDFVKFGPLWCLGDSAPLVVTGLDDLTSTYVETSAKPQRRRYTSVDTRLVMADFVAKLRLQA; from the coding sequence ATGGACATGATCCGCATTGAGCCGCGCTGCCGCGTCGTGATCGACAATGACTGGGCGGGCGACCCGGACGGGCTGGTTGCCCTGGCCCACCACGCGATGTCGCCCGCCAACAAAATCGTGGCGGTGACCAGTTCGTTGACCAACCCGATGTTTGGGCCGCCTTGCGGTATGGCGCAGGCCGGTGCGGACCTCGCGGAGGATCTTCTCCGGGTACTTAAGCTGCCCGGCCTGGCAGGTATCCACGCCGGTCCGGACATTCCCTTCACAGGGCAACCGCGGAACAGTCCTGCTGCGCGGGCGATTGTTGACGCAGCCGGCGCCGTGGGAGACCTTCCGCTGCTCCTCGTGTGTGCCGGCCCCCTGACCAACGTTGCCGATGCGCTGCTACTGGAGCCCGCCGTCGCCCGTTCATTCACCCTGGTGTGGGTCGGCGGCGCCGAGAAGGATGAGGAGGAGTACAACTACTTCACGGATCCCGCGGCCGCAGACTTTGTGTTGGGCAACCGGGATTTGGCCCTATGGCAGTTTCCGGCGGAAACCTACCGGCAGGTTGTTGTCCCGGTGGCTGAGCTCGACCACGCCTTCAGGAACGCCGGCCCGGCAGGCGCGTGGCTCTGGGAGCACTTCAACAGCCTGGAGGTGCCTGACTTCGTGAAGTTCGGCCCACTTTGGTGCCTGGGCGATAGCGCACCCCTGGTGGTGACGGGACTGGATGACCTTACGTCCACGTACGTCGAAACGTCGGCGAAGCCCCAGCGGCGGAGGTATACCTCGGTGGACACCAGACTGGTCATGGCCGACTTTGTCGCCAAACTCCGGCTGCAGGCTTAA
- a CDS encoding L-idonate 5-dehydrogenase gives MTEELPATVPALVAHAAGDLRIDEVPLPQPAADEAVVEVLYGGICGSDLHYWLHGAAGESILKAPLVLGHEISGVVVCPAANGAGPQAGTAVAVHPATPGPGAAKYPADRPNLSPGCTYLGSAARYPHTDGAFSRYVTLPVRMLRPLPEGMNLRTAALIEPASVAWHAVSRAGDVRGKTALVIGSGPIGALAVAVLKRAGAARITAVDLHPKPLEIAQAVGADQVINARDTEAIAAVEADVVIESSGSHHGLASAIQGAVRGGTVVMVGLLPTGMQPVPISLAITRELDLKGSFRFNNEIDQVIAALADGSLHIEPVITHQFPLVDALHAFEVAKDSTSSGKVLLSFGEGETR, from the coding sequence ATGACTGAAGAACTCCCGGCAACCGTCCCGGCCCTGGTGGCCCACGCCGCCGGGGACCTGCGCATCGACGAGGTGCCGCTGCCCCAGCCGGCGGCCGACGAAGCGGTGGTAGAGGTTCTGTACGGCGGCATCTGCGGGTCGGACCTGCACTACTGGCTGCACGGCGCCGCGGGGGAGTCCATCCTCAAGGCGCCGCTGGTCCTGGGCCACGAGATCTCCGGCGTGGTGGTGTGCCCGGCAGCCAACGGAGCAGGGCCGCAGGCCGGGACCGCCGTCGCCGTCCACCCCGCAACCCCGGGCCCCGGCGCTGCGAAGTATCCTGCGGACAGGCCCAACCTCTCACCGGGATGCACCTACCTGGGCAGCGCAGCCCGCTACCCGCACACGGACGGCGCCTTCAGCCGCTACGTCACCCTGCCGGTGCGGATGCTCCGGCCCCTTCCCGAGGGCATGAACCTGAGGACCGCCGCCCTAATCGAACCCGCCAGCGTTGCCTGGCACGCAGTCTCCCGCGCTGGGGACGTCCGCGGAAAGACCGCGCTGGTCATCGGCTCCGGCCCCATCGGGGCCCTGGCCGTCGCCGTCCTGAAGCGTGCCGGCGCCGCCCGGATCACCGCCGTCGACCTCCATCCCAAGCCGCTGGAGATCGCCCAGGCCGTCGGGGCGGACCAGGTGATCAACGCTAGAGACACTGAAGCCATCGCCGCCGTGGAGGCCGACGTCGTGATCGAATCCTCCGGTAGCCACCACGGACTGGCCTCGGCCATTCAGGGCGCCGTGCGCGGCGGCACCGTAGTGATGGTGGGGCTGCTGCCCACCGGCATGCAGCCGGTGCCCATCTCGCTGGCGATCACCCGCGAACTGGACCTCAAGGGCTCCTTCCGCTTCAACAACGAAATCGACCAGGTAATCGCTGCCCTCGCCGACGGCTCCCTGCACATCGAGCCCGTCATCACGCACCAGTTCCCGCTGGTAGACGCCCTCCACGCCTTTGAAGTGGCCAAGGACTCCACCAGCTCCGGCAAGGTGCTGCTCAGCTTCGGTGAGGGGGAGACCCGGTGA
- a CDS encoding SDR family oxidoreductase has translation MSALFDLTGRVALVTGSSRGIGSALAKALADAGATVVLNGVNEERLKEAENALAAEFPPGRIHSVAFDVTDDDAAARSIVWIEENVGPLEILVNNAGIQHRVPMLDLEVADWERVLSTDLTSAFLVGREAARHMIGRGRGKIINICSVQTDLARPTIAPYIAAKGGLRNLTRAMTAEWAASGLQINAVAPGYIHTEMTQNLVDDEEFNSWILGRTPAHRWGTVEDLAGPVVWLASDGSNFVNGQTIFIDGGMTVVV, from the coding sequence ATGAGCGCCTTATTTGACCTCACCGGGCGCGTAGCCCTGGTCACCGGCTCCAGCAGGGGCATCGGTTCGGCCCTTGCCAAGGCGCTGGCCGACGCCGGTGCCACCGTAGTGCTGAATGGCGTCAACGAGGAGCGGCTGAAGGAAGCCGAAAACGCGCTGGCAGCGGAATTCCCGCCGGGCCGGATCCACAGCGTCGCCTTCGACGTGACCGACGACGACGCCGCTGCCCGGAGCATTGTCTGGATCGAGGAGAACGTGGGTCCGCTGGAAATCCTGGTCAACAACGCCGGCATCCAGCACCGGGTGCCCATGCTTGACCTGGAAGTGGCGGACTGGGAACGCGTCCTCTCCACGGACCTCACCAGCGCCTTCCTGGTGGGCCGCGAGGCCGCCCGTCACATGATCGGCCGCGGCCGCGGCAAGATCATCAACATCTGCTCCGTGCAAACGGACCTGGCCCGCCCCACCATTGCCCCGTACATCGCGGCGAAGGGCGGGCTGCGGAACCTCACCCGCGCCATGACCGCCGAATGGGCCGCCTCCGGTCTGCAGATCAACGCCGTCGCGCCCGGCTATATCCACACCGAAATGACCCAAAACCTGGTGGACGACGAGGAGTTCAACTCCTGGATCCTGGGCCGGACGCCGGCGCACCGCTGGGGCACCGTGGAGGACCTGGCCGGTCCTGTGGTGTGGCTGGCCTCTGACGGCTCCAACTTCGTGAACGGACAGACCATCTTCATCGATGGCGGAATGACGGTGGTGGTCTAG